Proteins from a genomic interval of Lemur catta isolate mLemCat1 chromosome 17, mLemCat1.pri, whole genome shotgun sequence:
- the NCOA6 gene encoding nuclear receptor coactivator 6 isoform X2, protein MIKIKRHFGFLIVHLAYASGIIFTMVLDDLPNLEDIYTSLCSSTVEDSEMDFDSGLEDDDTKNDSALEDSTIFVAFKGNIDDKDFKWKLDAILKNVPNLLHMESSKLKVQKVEPWNSVRVTFNIPREAAERLRILAQSNNQQLRDLGILSVQIEGEGAINLALAQNRSQDVRMNGPMGAGSSVRMEAGFPMAGGPGLIRMNSPATVMIPQGGNVSSSLMTPGPNPELQPRTPRPASQSDGMDPLLSGLHIQQQSHPSGSLAPPHHPMQPVPVNRQMNPANFPQLQQQQQQQQQQQQQLQARPPQQHQQQQPQGIRPQFTAPAQVPVPPGWNQLPSGALQPPPAQGSLGTMTANQGWKKAPLPGPMQQQLQARPSLATVQTPSHPPPPYPFGSQQASQAHTNFTQMSNPGQFTAPQMKSLQGGPSRVPTPLQQPHLTNKSPASSPSSFQQGSPASSPTVNQTQQQMGPRPPQNNPLPQGFQQPVSSPGRNPMVQQGNVPPNFMVMQQQPPNQGPQSLHPGLGGMPKRLPPGFSAGQANPNFMQGQVPSTTATTPGNSGAPQLQANQNVQHAGGQGAGPPQNQMQVSHGPPNMMQPSLMGIHGNMNNQQAGSSGVPQVNLGNMQGQPQQGPPSQLMGMHQQIVPSQSQMVQQQGTLNPQNPMILSRAQLMPQGQMMVNPQSQNLGPSPQRMTPPKQMLSQQGPQMMAPHNQMMGPQGQVLLQQNPMIEQIMTNQMQGNKQQFNTQNQSNVMPGPAQIMRGPTPNMQGNMVQFTGQMSGQMLPQQGPVNNSSSQVMGIQGQVLRPPGPSPHMAQQHGDPATTANNDVNLSQMMPDVSMQQTNMVPPHVQAMQGNSASGNHFSGHGMPFNAPFSGAPNGNQMSCGQNPGFPVNKDVTLTSPLLVNLLQSDISAGHFGVNNKQNNTNTNKPKKKKPPRKKKNSQQDLNAPDTRPTGLEEADQPPLPGEQGINLDNSGPKLPEFSNRPPGYPSQPVEQRPLQQMPPQLMQHVAPPPQPPQPPQQQPQPQLPQQQQQPPPSQPQSQQQQQQQQQQQQQQQQMMMMLMMQQDPKSVRLPVSQSVHPPRGPLNPDSQRTPLQQSGSVPVMVSLQGPASVPPSPDKQRMPMPVNTPLGSTSRKMVYQENPQNPSSSPLGEASSLPEASGSEVPSVSGGPNNMPSHLVVSQNQLMMTGPKPGPSPLSATQGATPQQPPVNSLPSSHGHHFPNVAAPTQTSRPKTPNRASPRPYYPQTPNNRPPSTEPSEISLSPERLNASIAGLFPPQINIPLPPRPSLNRGFDQQGLNPTTLKAIGQAPSNLTMNPSNFAAPQTHKLDSVVVNSGKQSNPGATKRASPSNSRRSSPGSSRKTTPSPGRQNSKAPKLTLASQTNAALLQNVELPRNVLVSPTPLTNPPVPGSFPNNSGLNPQNPTVSVAAVGGVLEDNKESLNVPQDSDCQNSQGRKEQVNIELKAVPAQEVKMVVPEDQSKKDGQPSDPNKLPGVEENKNLVSPAMREAPTSLSQLLDNSGAPNVTIKPPGLTDLEVTPPVVSGEDLKKASVIPTLQDPSSSKEPSNSLNLPHSNEPCSTLVHPELSEVSSNVAPSIPPVMSRPVSSSSISTPLPPNQITVFVTSNPITTSANTSAALPTHLQSALMSTVVTMPNVGSKVMVSEGQSAAQSNARPQFITPVFINSSSIIQVMKGSQPSTIPAAPLTTNSGLMPPSVAVVGPLHIPQNIKFSSAPVPPNAPSSSPAPNIQTGRPLVLNSRATPVQLPSPPCTSSPVVPPHPPVQQVKELNPDEASPQVSTSADQSTLPSSQSTTMVSPLLTNNSPGSSVNRRSPVSSSKGKGKVDKIGQILLTKACKKVTGTLEKGDEQYGADGETEGQGLETTAPGLMGTEQLPTEMDSKTPRPPTPALLKMTSSPGSASAGPALPGGALPTSVRSIVTTLVPSELISTAPTAKSNHGGIASEPLAGGLVEEKVGSHPELLPSIAPSQNLVPKETPATALQGSGARPELEANAAIVSGQSEPKEVVEKSKTPSRRNSRTEEPTVASESVENGHRKRSSRPASASSSTKDITGAVQSKRRKSK, encoded by the exons GAACCGAAGCCAAGATGTGAGAATGAATGGACCTATGGGAGCTGGAAGTTCGGTTAGGATGGAGGCAGGATTTCCTATGGCAGGTGGTCCAG GATTAATAAGGATGAACAGCCCTGCCACTGTTATGATACCCCAGGGTGGAAATGTGTCATCTTCCTTGATGACACCAGGCCCCAATCCAGAACTCCAGCCCAGGACTCCTCGCCCGGCTTCTCAGTCAG ATGGAATGGACCCACTCCTCTCTGGGCTTCATATACAGCAGCAAAGTCATCCCTCAGGATCTTTAGCTCCCCCACACCACCCGATGCAGCCTGTCCCTGTGAACAGACAAAtgaacccagctaattttccccagctgcagcagcagcagcaacaacaacagcaacagcagcaacagtTGCAGGCAAGACCCCCACAGCAACATCAGCAGCAACAGCCACAGGGAATTCGACCCCAGTTTACTGCCCCAGCTCAGGTGCCTGTTCCTCCAGGCTGGAACCAGCTGCCTTCCGGAGCCCTTCAACCTCCTCCAGCCCAGGGTTCTCTGGGCACAATGACTGCAAACCAAGGGTGGAAGAAGGCTCCTTTGCCTGGCCCAATGCAACAGCAACTCCAGGCAAGACCATCCTTAGCCACGGTACAGACAccatcccaccctccccctccaTATCCCTTTGGCAGCCAGCAAGCCTCACAAGCCCATACAAACTTTACTCAGATGAGCAACCCAGGCCAGTTCACAGCTCCTCAGATGAAGAGCTTGCAGGGAGGGCCCTCCAGGGTCCCAACCCCGCTGCAGCAGCCCCACCTCACCAACAAGTCTCCtgcctcctcaccctcctccttccAGCAGGGATCCCCTGCATCCTCCCCAACGGTTAACCAAACTCAGCAGCAGATGGGACCAAGGCCACCTCAAAATAACCCACTTCCCCAGGGATTTCAGCAGCCTGTCAGCTCTCCAGGTCGGAATCCTATGGTTCAACAGGGAAATGTGCCACCTAACTTCATGGTGATGCAGCAGCAACCACCAAACCAGGGGCCACAGAGTTTACATCCTGGCCTAGGAG GAATGCCTAAACGCCTCCCACCTGGCTTCTCAGCAGGACAGGCCAATCCGAACTTTATGCAAGGTCAGGTGCCTTCGACCACAGCAACCACCCCTGGGAATTCAGGAGCCCCTCAGCTGCAAGCAAATCAAAATGTCCAGCATGCAG gtggtCAAGGAGCTGGTCCTCCTCAAAACCAGATGCAGGTGTCCCACGGGCCACCAAATATGATGCAGCCCAGCCTCATGGGAATTCATGGCAACATGAACAATCAGCAGGCTGGTAGTTCTGGGGTTCCTCAGGTGAACCTGGGCAACATGCAAGGCCAGCCCCAGCAGGGCCCACCATCTCAGCTGATGGGCATGCACCAGCAGATTGTGCCCTCCCAGAGCCAGATGGTCCAGCAACAAGGAACCTTGAACCCTCAGAACCCTATGATCCTTTCAAGGGCCCAGCTTATGCCACAGGGCCAAATGATGGTGAACCCTCAGAGCCAAAATCTTGGGCCCTCGCCCCAAAGGATGACCCCACCCAAGCAGATGCTTTCCCAACAGGGCCCACAAATGATGGCACCACATAACCAGATGATGGGGCCTCAGGGGCAAGTTTTGCTCCAACAGAACCCAATGATAGAGCAGATCATGACCAATCAGATGCAGGGGAATAAACAGCAGTTTAACACTCAGAACCAATCCAATGTCATGCCGGGACCAGCACAGATAATGAGGGGACCAACTCCGAACATGCAAGGAAACATGGTGCAGTTTACTGGACAGATGTCAGGACAGATGCTGCCCCAGCAAGGGCCAGTGAACAACAGTTCATCTCAGGTTATGGGGATTCAGGGGCAGGTCCTGCGGCCACCAGGGCCCAGCCCACATATGGCCCAGCAGCATGGTGATCCTGCTACTACAGCAAATAATGATGTCAACTTGTCTCAGATGATGCCTGATGTTAGCATGCAACAAACCAACATGGTTCCCCCCCATGTGCAGGCCATGCAGGGAAACAGTGCCTCGGGAAACCACTTCTCAGGCCATGGGATGCCTTTCAATGCACCTTTCAGTGGAGCACCCAATGGAAATCAGATGTCCTGTGGTCAAAATCCAGGCTTCCCGGTCAATAAGGATGTCACGCTAACAAGCCCATTGTTGGTCAACTTATTGCAGAGTGACATCTCTGCAGGCCATTTTGGGGTaaacaataagcaaaataataCCAACACAAATAAACCGAAGAAGAAGAAACCCCCTcggaagaagaaaaatagtcaGCAAGATCTAAA CGCCCCAGATACTCGCCCCACTGGTCTGGAGGAGGCTGATCAGCCACCGTTGCCTGGAGAACAAGGAATTAACCTGGACAACTCAGGCCCTAAACTGCCAGAATTTTCAAACCGGCCACCAG GTTATCCTTCTCAACCAGTTGAACAGAGGCCACTTCAGCAGATGCCTCCTCAACTCATGCAGCATGTGGCACCCCCACCACAGCCACCACAGCCTCcacagcagcagccacagccacaactgcctcagcagcagcagcagccacctcCCAGTCAGCCACAGtcacagcagcaacagcagcagcagcagcagcagcagcagcagcagcagcaaatgaTGATGATGCTCATGATGCAGCAGGATCCCAAATCAGTCAGGCTTCCAGTCTCCCAAAGTGTCCACCCCCCAAGGGGCCCCCTGAACCCAGACTCCCAGAGAACACCCCTGCAACAGAGTGGCAGTGTGCCTGTCATGGTCAGTTTACAAGGACCTGCCTCCGTGCCACCATCACCTGATAAACAAAGAATGCCAATGCCTGTGAATACTCCTTTGGGAAGCACTTCAAGGAAAATGGTATACCAGGAGAACCCACAGAATCCTTCTAGCTCGCCACTGGGAGAGGCATCCTCACTCCCTGAAGCAAGTGGCAGTGAAGTACCATCTGTCTCAGGAGGCCCAAATAACATGCCTTCACATTTAGTAGTCTCCCAGAATCAGTTAATGATGACAGGGCCAAAACCTGGACCATCACCCCTTTCAGCAACTCAAGGTGCAACTCCCCAGCAACCCCCTGTAAATTCCCTGCCCAGCTCTCATGGCCACCACTTTCCGAATGTGGCTGCTCCAACCCAAACATCTAGGCCTAAGACACCAAACAGAGCCAGCCCCAGACCCTATTACCCTCAGACACCCAACAACCGACCTCCCAGCACAGAACCTTCAGAAATCAGTCTGTCACCAGAAAGACTCAATGCCTCCATAGCAGGACTCTTCCCTCCACAGATTAATATTCCTTTACCTCCTAGGCCAAGTTTAAACAGGGGCTTTGATCAACAGGGCCTAAATCCAACAACTTTGAAGGCCATTGGGCAAGCACCTTCAAATCTTACCATGAATCCTTCCAATTTTGCTGCCCCACAAACTCACAAATTAGATTCTGTGGTGGTGAATTCTGGAAAGCAGTCTAATCCTGGAGCAACAAAACGAGCAAGTCCAAGCAACAGTCGCAGGTCTAGTCCTGGGTCCAGTAGGAAAACCACTCCAAGTCCTGGGAGGCAAAATTCAAAAGCCCCTAAACTTACTCTGGCCTCTCAAACAAATGCAGCGCTGTTGCAGAACGTGGAGTTGCCAAGAAATGTATTGGTCAGTCCCACTCCTTTGACCAATCCCCCTGTACCCGGGAGCTTTCCTAACAACAGTGGGCTGAATCCCCAAAATCCCACCGTGTCTGTGGCTGCAGTGGGGGGTGTTCTCGAGGATAACAAGGAAAGCTTGAATGTGCCTCAGGACAGTGATTGCCAGAATTCCCAGGGTAGGAAGGAGCAGGTAAACATTGAGCTAAAAGCAGTCCCTGCCCAAGAAGTTAAAATGGTtgtccctgaagatcaatccaAAAAGGATGGGCAACCTTCGGATCCTAATAAACTTCCCGGTGTTGAAGAGAACAAAAATTTGGTGTCTCCTGCTATGAGGGAAGCACCAACATCGTTAAGTCAACTTCTTGACAACTCTGGAGCTCCTAATGTGACCATTAAACCCCCTGGGCTTACAGATCTGGAAGTAACACCTCCAGTAGTTTCTGGGGAGGATCTCAAAAAAGCATCTGTCATTCCCACACTGCAGGATCCGTCTTCTTCTAAAGAACCCTCTAATTCCCTAAACTTACCTCACAGTAACGAGCCGTGTTCAACCCTTGTGCATCCAGAATTGAGTGAGGTCAGTTCTAATGTTGCACCAAGCATCCCTCCAGTAATGTCAAGACCTGTCAGCTCTTCTTCCATTTCCACTCCCTTGCCTCCAAATCAAATAACTGTATTTGTCACTTCCAATCCCATCACAACTTCAGCTAACACGTCAGCAGCTCTGCCAACTCACTTGCAGTCTGCATTGATGTCAACAGTCGTCACAATGCCCAACGTGGGTAGCAAGGTTATGGTTTCTGAGGGACAGTCAGCTGCTCAATCTAATGCCCGGCCTCAGTTCATTACTCCTGTCTTTATCAATTCATCCTCAATAATTCAGGTCATGAAAGGATCACAGCCAAGCACAATTCCTGCAGCCCCACTGACAACCAACTCTGGCCTGATGCCTCCCTCCGTTGCAGTTGTTGGCCCTTTACACATACCTCAGaacataaaattttcttctgcacCTGTACCGCCTAATGCTCCCTCCAGTAGTCCCGCTCCAAACATACAGACAGGTCGACCTTTGGTCCTTAACTCAAGAGCCACCCCTGTTCAGCTTCCTTCCCCGCCTTGTACGTCTTCTCCAGTTGTCCCTCCTCATCCCCCTGTCCAGCAAGTGAAAGAATTGAATCCAGATGAGGCTAGTCCTCAAGTGAGCACCTCAGCAGATCAGAGCACTCTGCCCTCTTCACAGTCAACCACAATGGTTTCTCCCCTTTTGACCAATAATAGTCCAGGTTCCTCTGTCAACCGGCGAAGCCCAGTCTCATCTAGTAAGGGCAAAGGAAAAGTGGACAAAATTGGCCAGATTTTGCTGACCAAGGCGTGTAAGAAAGTTACAGGCACTCTTGAGAAAGGGGACGAGCAATATGGTGCAGATGGAGAGACTGAAGGCCAAGGGCTAGAGACCACAGCTCCGGGGCTCATGGGAACAGAGCAGTTACCCACAGAGATGGACAGTAAAACCCCAAGGCCCCCAACACCTGCTCTGCTAAAAATGACCTCTAGCCCGGGCTCCGCCTCAGCAGGACCCGCCTTACCTGGCGGTGCTCTCCCCACCAGTGTACGCTCAATAGTAACCACTCTGGTACCCTCTGAGCTCATCTCCACGGCACCGACCGCAAAAAGCAATCATGGTGGCATAGCATCTGAGCCACTTGCAGGTGGCCTAGTGGAGGAGAAGGTGGGATCCCATCCAGAGCTTCTACCGAGCATAG cCCCTTCACAGAATTTAGTCCCCAAGGAAACTCCAGCCACAGCACTGCAGGGGTCTGGTGCCAGACCAG aactCGAGGCAAATGCTGCCATAGTCTCTGGACAAAG TGAGCCCAAAGAGGTAGTTGAAAAGTCCAAAACCCCAAGCCGAAGAAACTCCCGAACTGAAGAGCCAACTGTGGCTTCTGAAAGTGTGGAAAATGGACATCGTAAACGATCCTCTCgacctgcttcagcctccagctCTACTAAAG